A region of Acidobacteriota bacterium DNA encodes the following proteins:
- a CDS encoding acyl-CoA carboxylase subunit beta, which yields MNRDPLGELEALLRAGREGGGPARLKAQHDAGKLGARERIELFADPDSFEETDALVEHDCRDFGMDAKRIPGDGVVTGHARVEGRPVFLFANDFTVFGGSLSESNARKICKIMDLAMKVGAPIVGINDSGGARIQEGVGSLGGYADIFLRNTLASGVVPQISLILGPCAGGAVYSPAITDFVIMSESTSYMFITGPDVIRTVLHEDISKEDLGGARTHATVSGVCHFTAEDDGKALATARALLTYLPSNNQEDPPMRATQDPVDRRDPSLDRLVPENPNLPYDIKTLIQTVVDDGVFFEVHRDFAQNIVTGFGRFGGRVAGIVANQPAYLAGVLDIKASIKGARFVRFCDCFNIPLVTFEDVPGFLPGKDQEHGGIIVHGAKLLFAFAEATVPKITVITRKAYGGAYCVMASKHIRTDFNFAFPTAEIAVMGPDGAVNILFRKELSEAPDPEGYKAGKVEEFRRTLANPYVAARKGFVDAVIYPRETRPRIIRALQGLANKREWSPPKKHGNIPL from the coding sequence GTGAACCGGGATCCCCTGGGCGAACTGGAGGCCCTCCTCCGGGCCGGCCGCGAGGGCGGAGGCCCCGCGCGCCTGAAGGCTCAGCACGACGCCGGCAAGCTCGGCGCCCGGGAGCGCATCGAGCTTTTCGCCGATCCCGACTCCTTCGAGGAGACGGACGCCCTGGTGGAACACGACTGCCGCGACTTCGGCATGGACGCCAAGCGGATCCCCGGGGACGGCGTGGTGACGGGCCACGCCCGGGTGGAGGGGCGGCCGGTCTTCCTTTTCGCCAACGATTTCACGGTCTTCGGCGGGTCCCTATCCGAGTCGAATGCCCGAAAGATCTGCAAGATCATGGACCTGGCCATGAAGGTCGGCGCCCCCATCGTGGGGATCAACGACTCGGGCGGCGCAAGGATCCAGGAGGGCGTGGGCTCCCTCGGGGGCTACGCCGACATCTTTCTGAGAAACACCCTCGCGTCCGGAGTCGTGCCCCAGATCTCGCTCATCCTGGGACCCTGCGCCGGTGGCGCCGTGTACTCTCCGGCCATCACCGACTTCGTCATCATGTCCGAGTCCACCTCGTACATGTTCATCACAGGCCCGGACGTGATCCGTACTGTTCTCCACGAGGACATCTCCAAGGAGGATCTGGGCGGGGCGCGCACCCACGCCACCGTCTCGGGGGTCTGCCATTTCACCGCCGAAGACGACGGGAAGGCCCTTGCGACGGCCAGAGCCCTCCTGACGTACCTCCCGTCCAACAACCAGGAGGACCCGCCCATGCGGGCCACCCAGGATCCCGTGGACCGGAGGGACCCCTCCCTGGACCGGCTGGTGCCGGAAAATCCGAACCTCCCCTACGACATCAAGACCCTCATCCAGACCGTGGTGGACGACGGCGTGTTCTTCGAAGTGCACCGGGACTTCGCCCAGAACATCGTCACCGGTTTCGGCCGATTCGGGGGGCGGGTGGCGGGCATCGTGGCGAACCAGCCGGCGTATCTGGCCGGCGTGCTCGACATCAAGGCCTCCATCAAGGGTGCCCGGTTCGTCCGTTTCTGCGACTGCTTCAACATCCCTCTCGTGACCTTCGAGGACGTCCCGGGCTTCCTCCCCGGAAAGGACCAGGAGCACGGGGGCATCATCGTCCACGGGGCCAAGCTCCTCTTCGCGTTTGCGGAGGCCACCGTGCCGAAGATCACCGTGATCACCCGCAAGGCCTACGGGGGCGCCTACTGCGTCATGGCCAGCAAGCACATCCGGACGGACTTCAACTTCGCCTTTCCGACGGCCGAAATCGCCGTGATGGGGCCCGACGGGGCCGTGAACATCCTCTTCCGCAAGGAGCTCTCGGAAGCACCCGATCCCGAAGGGTACAAGGCGGGCAAGGTGGAGGAGTTCCGCCGGACCCTGGCCAACCCGTACGTGGCCGCCCGGAAGGGATTCGTGGACGCCGTCATCTACCCCCGGGAGACGCGCCCACGGATCATCCGCGCCCTCCAGGGGCTCGCGAACAAGCGCGAGTGGAGTCCGCCCAAGAAGCACGGCAACATTCCGCTTTGA